A region from the Sutcliffiella horikoshii genome encodes:
- the spoIIAB gene encoding anti-sigma F factor gives MKNHMNLQFSALSQNESFARVTVAAFIMQLDPTMDELTEIKTVVSEAVTNAIIHGYDNDPKATVYISVELEDGAVHITIRDEGMGIDDVEEARQPLYTTKPELERSGMGFTIMENFMDYVEIHSSRETGTSIRMTKYLAKSKALCN, from the coding sequence ATGAAAAATCACATGAATCTTCAATTTTCTGCCCTTAGCCAAAATGAATCGTTCGCAAGGGTAACAGTAGCGGCTTTCATCATGCAATTGGACCCGACTATGGATGAATTGACTGAAATCAAAACAGTCGTTTCAGAGGCAGTGACAAATGCTATCATTCATGGTTATGACAATGACCCTAAGGCCACAGTTTACATCTCTGTTGAACTAGAAGACGGAGCTGTCCATATCACCATCAGGGATGAAGGTATGGGAATTGATGATGTAGAGGAAGCTAGACAGCCGTTATACACTACTAAGCCTGAGCTCGAGCGTTCTGGTATGGGGTTTACCATCATGGAAAACTTTATGGATTATGTAGAAATTCATTCATCTAGAGAAACAGGCACCTCAATCCGTATGACCAAGTATTTAGCTAAGAGCAAAGCGCTTTGTAATTAA
- the xerD gene encoding site-specific tyrosine recombinase XerD, which yields MQDQLKDFIHFLVVEKGLASNTVVSYERDLKSYLLYVSKVEEISSLDAVSRSTIIQFLKFLTENGKSSKTIARHIASIRSFHQFLLREKVTTQDPTVHIDRPKQEQKLPQVMSVEEVQALLDSPDTSKVFGMRDKAMLELLYATGMRVSELISLNLSDVHLTMGFVRCVGKGNKERIIPLGTMAQNAITTYIEESRSQLLKKKTTDALFVNLYGNRLTRQGFWKILKKLTKEAGIEKELTPHTLRHSFATHLLENGADLRAVQEMLGHADISTTQIYTHVTKTRMKDVYSMFHPRA from the coding sequence TTGCAGGATCAATTAAAAGATTTTATTCATTTTTTAGTAGTCGAAAAAGGCCTGGCGTCAAACACGGTAGTTTCCTACGAGCGAGACTTAAAGTCTTATCTTTTGTATGTAAGTAAAGTAGAGGAAATATCTTCGTTGGATGCAGTTTCACGGTCTACCATTATACAGTTTTTAAAGTTTCTGACGGAAAATGGAAAGTCGTCCAAAACAATAGCCAGACATATTGCCTCCATACGCTCATTTCATCAATTTTTATTAAGGGAAAAGGTCACAACTCAAGACCCGACAGTACATATTGACCGTCCTAAACAAGAACAAAAGCTTCCACAGGTTATGTCTGTAGAAGAGGTGCAAGCATTACTAGATTCGCCTGATACGAGTAAAGTGTTTGGCATGCGTGATAAAGCGATGCTAGAACTATTATATGCTACAGGAATGCGTGTCTCCGAGCTGATATCCCTGAATCTCAGCGATGTACATTTAACCATGGGGTTTGTTCGTTGCGTAGGAAAAGGAAACAAAGAAAGAATCATTCCGCTTGGAACAATGGCCCAAAATGCCATCACCACTTATATAGAAGAAAGTCGAAGTCAACTGTTAAAAAAGAAGACCACGGATGCGTTGTTTGTGAATCTTTATGGTAACCGCTTAACAAGACAGGGTTTTTGGAAAATCCTAAAAAAGTTGACAAAGGAAGCCGGTATTGAAAAGGAATTGACTCCGCATACGTTGCGACATTCTTTTGCCACACATCTTTTAGAAAATGGGGCAGATCTTCGTGCAGTCCAAGAAATGCTTGGACACGCCGATATTTCTACCACCCAAATTTACACGCATGTCACGAAAACCCGCATGAAGGATGTTTACTCGATGTTCCACCCAAGAGCATAA
- a CDS encoding stage V sporulation protein AE, translating to MDVITKRVILITDGDVYAKKTIQLVAKHYGGRCISASFGNPTLLSGEELVKLILQAKSEPVFVMFDDSGFLGEGAGERALRYVATHEQIEVLGVIAVASKTHQSEWTRVHITVDRDLQVSSQGVDKSGIQEMDIGRINGDTVYCLDELHFPLIVGIGDIGKMARRDDVKRGAPITSKAVEIILERNGYDVSQWNGKSTDITEADE from the coding sequence ATGGATGTGATTACAAAACGGGTCATCTTAATAACCGATGGAGATGTATATGCCAAGAAGACGATACAGCTCGTTGCAAAACACTATGGCGGCAGATGTATTTCCGCTTCATTCGGCAATCCTACCCTGCTTAGTGGGGAGGAGTTAGTGAAGCTAATATTGCAGGCGAAAAGTGAACCCGTTTTTGTAATGTTTGATGACAGCGGTTTTCTTGGAGAGGGTGCCGGTGAACGGGCTCTTCGATATGTGGCCACTCATGAACAGATTGAAGTATTAGGAGTAATCGCCGTTGCTTCCAAGACACACCAATCGGAATGGACAAGAGTGCACATAACGGTTGACCGTGATTTGCAAGTCTCCTCTCAAGGAGTTGATAAAAGTGGAATACAAGAAATGGATATTGGAAGAATAAATGGAGATACCGTGTATTGTTTAGATGAATTGCATTTTCCGCTTATTGTCGGAATTGGCGATATAGGCAAGATGGCAAGGAGAGATGATGTAAAACGAGGAGCTCCCATTACCAGCAAAGCGGTCGAAATCATTTTAGAGAGGAATGGGTATGATGTCTCACAATGGAATGGAAAAAGTACCGATATCACCGAAGCTGACGAATAA
- a CDS encoding stage V sporulation protein AB, with protein sequence MTINIVFVVFLGLAGGLAVGSGFVAFLAVLGIIPRLTQLTKTTKFVYGYEWGVIGGALFGSWISLNSVAFHLPSFLAIPIGLFCGVFVGLLAAALTEVLNVLPILAKRIGVDGQMAILLMAIVFGKIIGSLYHWLVFVNL encoded by the coding sequence ATGACGATTAATATTGTTTTTGTCGTATTTCTCGGTTTGGCCGGGGGGCTTGCTGTTGGTTCAGGTTTTGTTGCGTTTCTTGCTGTACTGGGAATCATTCCGAGGTTAACACAATTGACCAAGACAACGAAATTTGTCTATGGCTATGAATGGGGAGTGATTGGAGGCGCATTGTTTGGAAGTTGGATCAGTTTAAACAGTGTCGCTTTTCATCTGCCTTCTTTTCTCGCCATCCCGATTGGTTTGTTTTGCGGGGTGTTTGTCGGTTTGCTTGCTGCAGCATTGACGGAGGTACTGAATGTGTTACCGATATTGGCAAAAAGGATCGGGGTTGACGGTCAGATGGCGATTCTTTTAATGGCCATTGTGTTCGGGAAAATAATTGGGTCATTATATCACTGGTTAGTGTTTGTCAATTTGTAG
- a CDS encoding D-alanyl-D-alanine carboxypeptidase family protein, protein MKKLITAIIAIAFTFSAFSPVVGAEEKSVQLTENARSAILIERDTGQVLYEKNGHEKLPPASMTKIMTMLLIMEAIDKGELTWDEKIRTSEYAASMGGSQIFLEPGEEMTTDEMLRGIAIASGNDASVAMAERIAGSEAAFVDRMNAKAKDLGLENTLFQNPTGLPAKNHYSTANDMAVMAKELLKYEGITKYTGQYEDYLRQDSEKKFWLVNTNKLVRFYPGVDGVKTGFTQEAKYCLTATAKKDNMRVIAVVFGAPTPKDRNAQITNMLDFAFSQYKTHPMYERNVAVGRVEISKGSEKEVDAVTSEPISVLTKKGENTDDVEKIITVDENVKAPVKKGDKVGKIVLKKGGKVLSESDLVAAKDSMEASWWQLFKRSMGHFSKLG, encoded by the coding sequence ATGAAAAAGTTAATCACCGCAATAATTGCAATTGCTTTTACTTTTTCCGCATTTAGTCCTGTTGTAGGGGCGGAAGAAAAAAGTGTTCAACTTACTGAAAATGCTAGATCTGCTATATTGATTGAACGCGACACTGGTCAAGTACTGTATGAAAAAAACGGACACGAAAAATTGCCCCCGGCGAGTATGACAAAAATCATGACGATGCTCTTGATTATGGAAGCTATTGATAAAGGTGAACTTACGTGGGATGAAAAAATCAGGACAAGTGAATATGCTGCCTCTATGGGAGGATCGCAAATTTTTCTCGAGCCTGGTGAAGAAATGACGACAGATGAAATGCTTCGCGGTATTGCGATCGCATCAGGTAATGATGCTTCTGTCGCAATGGCTGAACGTATCGCAGGATCTGAAGCTGCATTTGTAGATAGAATGAATGCCAAAGCGAAAGACCTTGGTCTAGAAAACACACTATTCCAAAACCCAACAGGTTTACCGGCTAAAAATCATTACAGCACTGCAAACGACATGGCTGTGATGGCAAAAGAACTGTTGAAATATGAAGGAATTACTAAATATACAGGCCAATATGAAGACTATCTCCGACAAGATTCAGAGAAGAAATTCTGGTTGGTTAATACAAACAAACTTGTTAGATTCTATCCTGGTGTGGATGGAGTGAAAACAGGATTTACACAAGAAGCAAAGTATTGTTTGACTGCTACTGCCAAAAAAGACAATATGCGTGTGATAGCTGTAGTATTTGGTGCACCGACACCGAAAGACCGAAATGCTCAGATTACGAATATGTTGGATTTTGCATTCAGTCAGTATAAAACACACCCGATGTATGAACGAAACGTAGCAGTAGGAAGAGTGGAAATCAGTAAAGGTTCTGAAAAAGAAGTAGATGCCGTAACAAGCGAACCGATTTCTGTTTTAACGAAGAAAGGTGAAAATACAGATGATGTGGAGAAAATAATCACTGTAGATGAAAATGTGAAGGCGCCAGTTAAAAAAGGAGACAAAGTAGGTAAGATTGTCCTTAAAAAAGGCGGAAAGGTTCTTTCGGAAAGTGACCTGGTAGCTGCAAAAGACAGTATGGAAGCAAGCTGGTGGCAACTTTTCAAACGTTCCATGGGTCACTTCTCCAAACTAGGTTGA
- the deoB gene encoding phosphopentomutase translates to MSSYTYKRVFLVVMDSVGIGEAPDAEKFGDKGADTLGHIAEHMNGLNMPNMAKLGLSNIEEVKGVPKAEKPLAFFTKMEESSSGKDTMTGHWEIMGLRIDTPFRVFPDGFPNELIQELEERTGRKIIGNIPASGTEILDQLGQEHVDSGALIVYTSADSVLQIAAHEDVVPIEELYDICKIARELTLDEKYMVGRIIARPFVGEAGNWKRTSNRHDYALKPFERTVMNELKDSGYDVISIGKISDIYDGEGVTKSLRTVSNMDGMDKLVETTAMDFTGISFLNLVDFDAVYGHRRDPEGYGKALEEYDARLPDVFANLKEDDLLIITADHGNDPTAPGTDHTREYVPLLAYSPQHKEGKQLDIRKTFADIGATIADNFNTRMPKHGKSFLQDLN, encoded by the coding sequence ATGAGTTCTTATACATATAAAAGAGTGTTTCTAGTAGTAATGGATTCTGTTGGAATCGGAGAAGCACCGGATGCTGAAAAATTCGGTGATAAGGGTGCCGATACTTTAGGACATATAGCTGAACACATGAACGGGCTGAACATGCCAAATATGGCAAAGCTTGGTCTTAGCAATATTGAAGAAGTAAAGGGTGTTCCAAAAGCAGAAAAGCCCCTAGCATTCTTCACGAAAATGGAAGAATCTTCAAGCGGAAAAGATACCATGACAGGTCACTGGGAGATCATGGGCTTGCGAATCGATACACCTTTCCGTGTATTTCCTGACGGATTTCCAAATGAGCTTATTCAAGAGTTGGAAGAACGTACAGGCCGTAAAATCATCGGGAACATTCCTGCGAGCGGAACGGAGATTCTTGATCAACTAGGGCAGGAACACGTAGATTCAGGAGCATTGATTGTTTATACTTCTGCAGATTCCGTTCTTCAAATTGCAGCACACGAAGATGTTGTTCCTATTGAAGAATTATATGACATTTGTAAAATTGCACGTGAATTAACTTTAGATGAAAAGTACATGGTGGGACGAATTATTGCACGTCCGTTTGTTGGTGAAGCAGGTAACTGGAAACGTACATCCAACCGTCATGATTATGCATTAAAACCATTTGAACGTACAGTAATGAATGAACTGAAAGACAGTGGCTATGATGTTATTTCCATTGGGAAAATTTCCGATATCTATGATGGGGAGGGAGTGACGAAATCACTCCGCACTGTCTCTAACATGGATGGAATGGACAAATTGGTGGAAACAACAGCTATGGACTTTACAGGTATCAGTTTCTTAAACCTGGTTGATTTTGACGCAGTATATGGTCACAGAAGAGATCCTGAAGGTTATGGAAAAGCATTGGAAGAATATGATGCACGCCTTCCTGATGTGTTTGCCAACTTAAAAGAAGATGATCTATTAATCATTACTGCTGACCATGGAAACGATCCAACAGCACCAGGAACAGATCATACTAGAGAATATGTGCCATTATTAGCTTACTCTCCTCAGCATAAAGAAGGAAAGCAGTTAGATATCCGTAAAACATTTGCAGATATCGGCGCAACGATTGCAGACAACTTTAATACAAGAATGCCTAAGCACGGAAAAAGCTTTTTACAAGATTTGAACTAG
- the spoIIAA gene encoding anti-sigma F factor antagonist, translating to MSLTVDLEVKQNVLCVRLAGELDHHTAENLRNQATAIIEKHQITHIILNLEQLSFMDSSGLGVILGRYKQIKNNGGEMVVCSISPAVKRLFEMSGLFKIIRLEESEENALQKLGVA from the coding sequence GTGAGTCTTACCGTTGATTTGGAAGTCAAACAAAATGTTCTTTGTGTACGTTTAGCAGGTGAATTGGATCACCATACAGCTGAAAATTTGCGTAATCAAGCTACAGCTATAATCGAAAAACATCAGATCACTCATATTATTTTAAATTTGGAGCAATTGTCTTTCATGGACAGCTCAGGGCTCGGTGTTATATTGGGGCGTTATAAACAAATTAAAAATAATGGGGGAGAAATGGTGGTTTGTTCCATTTCACCTGCTGTTAAGCGTCTGTTTGAAATGTCCGGGCTATTTAAAATTATCCGTTTAGAAGAAAGTGAAGAAAACGCCCTGCAAAAATTGGGGGTGGCATAA
- the sigF gene encoding RNA polymerase sporulation sigma factor SigF has translation MDVEVKNQTQTYLKDHEVKELIKRSQSGEQEARDTIVQKNMRLVWSVVQRFMNRGYEPDDLFQIGCIGLLKSVDKFDLSYDVKFSTYAVPMIIGEIQRFIRDDGSVKVSRSLKEVANKIRKAKDELSKRYGRVPTINEIAEFLEITAEEVVLAQEAARAPSSIHETVYENDGDPITLLDQIADHSEHRWFDKIALKEAIEELDEREKLIVYLRYYKDQTQTEVAQRLGISQVQVSRLEKKILQQMKDRMDE, from the coding sequence ATGGATGTTGAGGTCAAGAACCAAACACAAACATACCTAAAAGATCATGAAGTGAAAGAACTGATAAAAAGAAGTCAATCCGGCGAACAAGAAGCACGGGATACGATTGTGCAAAAAAACATGAGGCTTGTCTGGTCTGTGGTTCAGCGCTTTATGAACCGGGGCTATGAACCTGACGACCTGTTTCAGATAGGCTGCATCGGCCTTTTAAAATCAGTCGATAAGTTTGACCTTTCTTATGACGTGAAATTTTCAACCTACGCCGTTCCGATGATCATTGGGGAAATTCAGCGATTCATCCGGGATGACGGAAGTGTGAAGGTTAGCCGCTCGTTGAAGGAAGTGGCAAACAAAATCAGGAAAGCGAAAGATGAGTTATCCAAAAGGTATGGAAGAGTACCGACCATTAATGAAATAGCGGAATTTTTGGAGATCACGGCAGAAGAAGTGGTGCTTGCGCAAGAGGCTGCACGTGCACCTTCCTCTATCCATGAAACCGTCTATGAAAATGATGGAGACCCTATTACCCTATTGGATCAAATCGCTGATCATTCCGAGCATCGCTGGTTTGATAAGATTGCCTTGAAAGAGGCTATTGAAGAGCTGGATGAACGGGAAAAGCTGATTGTATATCTACGTTACTATAAAGACCAGACTCAAACCGAAGTTGCCCAGCGTCTTGGTATCTCCCAAGTGCAGGTGAGTCGACTGGAAAAGAAAATATTGCAACAAATGAAAGACCGTATGGATGAATGA
- a CDS encoding stage V sporulation protein AA, whose translation MDKSLYVRLRHRIQARPNQMIKIEDIAQLVADTEILDKVRNISIHQINMSDKSIVVLDVMRMIKEIRKVDGELDIQTFGPAQTIVEVVYKKRRFRPMFFIGVWLLLFLGAALAIMNFHEDVSMRIVHQKIFKTITGLEDDKPLLLQIPYSIGLGLGMILFFNHVFRKRINEEPSPLEVEMFNYQQDLDQYVIMHENKESSKKIDDD comes from the coding sequence ATGGATAAATCACTATATGTTCGCCTTCGTCACCGGATTCAAGCTCGTCCAAATCAAATGATAAAAATAGAAGATATCGCACAGTTAGTTGCAGATACGGAGATTTTAGATAAAGTTCGAAACATTTCTATACATCAAATAAACATGAGTGATAAATCCATCGTCGTGTTGGATGTAATGCGGATGATTAAAGAGATTAGGAAAGTAGATGGAGAACTGGATATCCAAACCTTTGGGCCTGCTCAGACTATTGTGGAGGTTGTGTATAAAAAGAGACGATTCCGCCCGATGTTTTTTATCGGTGTTTGGCTTCTATTATTTTTAGGTGCAGCATTGGCCATCATGAATTTTCATGAAGATGTCAGCATGCGGATCGTCCATCAGAAGATTTTCAAAACCATCACTGGCCTTGAGGATGACAAGCCGCTTCTTCTCCAGATTCCTTATTCCATTGGTTTGGGCTTAGGGATGATTTTATTCTTCAATCATGTTTTCCGTAAACGAATTAATGAAGAGCCCAGCCCCCTAGAAGTAGAAATGTTCAACTATCAACAGGATTTGGATCAATATGTAATCATGCATGAAAACAAGGAGAGCTCGAAGAAAATTGATGACGATTAA
- the spoVAD gene encoding stage V sporulation protein AD: MRLTGRQSWVFEQPIYISSTGTAVGPKEAEGPLGSLFDKTYDELHCGEDNWELAERRLMEQSVQTCLEKVNLEYKDIDFFLAGDLLNQNVTANYVARHHQIPFLCMFGACSTSMETLAVGAALVDGGFANTVLASTSSHNATAERQFRYPTEYGGQKPDSATFTVTGSGTALVSKQPSPIRITSATIGRVIDLGITDPFDMGSAMAPAAADTIQAHFQDLNVNPDTYDLIVTGDLSGVGSPILKELLKEEGYDITVKHSDCGLMIFRPDQEVFAGGSGCGCCAVVTYAHLINELMTGMIKKVLVVATGALLSPTMIQQKESIPTIAHGVVLERVGP, translated from the coding sequence GTGCGACTAACAGGAAGACAAAGTTGGGTTTTCGAACAACCAATCTATATTAGCTCCACAGGAACTGCCGTTGGGCCGAAAGAAGCGGAAGGGCCCCTTGGATCTTTGTTCGATAAAACTTATGATGAGCTCCACTGTGGTGAAGATAATTGGGAGCTTGCCGAAAGAAGGTTGATGGAGCAATCTGTTCAAACTTGTCTGGAAAAGGTGAACCTGGAATACAAAGACATTGACTTTTTCCTTGCAGGGGACTTACTTAACCAAAATGTAACGGCTAATTATGTGGCTCGGCATCATCAAATTCCATTCCTTTGCATGTTTGGTGCTTGTTCCACCTCGATGGAAACATTGGCAGTCGGTGCAGCGCTTGTGGACGGTGGTTTTGCTAATACGGTGCTTGCCTCCACCAGCAGCCACAATGCCACAGCAGAAAGGCAGTTTCGCTATCCAACCGAATATGGAGGACAAAAACCTGATTCCGCAACTTTCACTGTGACTGGTTCTGGAACTGCGCTTGTCAGCAAGCAACCGAGCCCGATCCGTATTACCTCAGCTACCATCGGAAGAGTTATAGATCTTGGCATCACAGACCCCTTTGACATGGGTTCTGCCATGGCACCAGCAGCTGCTGATACGATTCAAGCGCATTTTCAAGATCTAAATGTGAATCCGGACACTTATGACCTGATTGTCACAGGCGACCTTTCTGGTGTAGGCAGTCCTATTTTAAAAGAACTTCTAAAAGAAGAAGGCTATGATATTACGGTGAAGCATAGCGATTGCGGATTGATGATTTTCAGGCCGGATCAGGAAGTATTCGCCGGCGGAAGTGGTTGTGGCTGTTGTGCGGTCGTAACCTATGCCCATCTCATTAATGAACTGATGACTGGCATGATCAAGAAAGTCCTTGTGGTTGCAACAGGAGCATTGCTAAGCCCTACTATGATTCAGCAAAAGGAATCGATTCCAACCATCGCCCATGGAGTTGTGTTAGAGAGGGTGGGTCCATAA
- the spoVAC gene encoding stage V sporulation protein AC yields MSEKLKDNYKNNIKKFQPKPPYVINCVKAFLVGGLICLIGQGIQNFYMTMFNFSEENVGNPTVATLILISALLTGLGIYDKLGQFAGAGSAVPVTGFANSMTSAAMEHRSEGIVLGVATNMFKLAGSVIVFGVVAAYVVGMIRYLLNMSFTG; encoded by the coding sequence ATGAGTGAAAAGCTTAAAGATAATTATAAAAATAACATAAAAAAGTTCCAGCCTAAACCACCTTACGTTATCAATTGCGTCAAGGCTTTTCTTGTAGGAGGGCTGATATGTTTGATTGGGCAGGGTATACAAAATTTTTATATGACCATGTTTAACTTCTCAGAAGAAAATGTGGGAAACCCTACAGTAGCTACTCTCATTTTAATATCAGCTCTGCTGACAGGACTTGGCATTTACGATAAACTCGGTCAATTTGCTGGGGCAGGTTCAGCTGTGCCTGTCACTGGTTTCGCAAACTCCATGACAAGTGCAGCGATGGAACACCGGAGTGAAGGGATTGTTCTAGGAGTTGCGACCAATATGTTTAAACTTGCTGGTAGTGTCATTGTGTTTGGAGTGGTGGCTGCCTATGTAGTAGGCATGATCAGGTATTTACTAAATATGAGTTTTACTGGTTAG
- the spoVAE gene encoding stage V sporulation protein AE, with protein MEYLIAFIVGGLICVVGQLLLDFAKLTPAHVMSSFVVAGAILDGFGIYDKLIDFAGAGATVPITSFGHSLLHGAMHQSEKHGFIGIGMGIFELTSAGISAAILFAFIAALIFKPKG; from the coding sequence ATGGAATATTTAATAGCGTTTATAGTCGGCGGGCTGATTTGTGTTGTTGGGCAACTATTACTGGATTTTGCCAAGCTTACACCTGCTCATGTGATGAGTTCGTTTGTTGTAGCTGGGGCAATCCTGGACGGTTTTGGAATATATGATAAGCTGATTGATTTTGCAGGTGCAGGTGCAACCGTCCCAATTACAAGCTTTGGTCATTCCTTACTACATGGTGCCATGCATCAGTCAGAGAAACATGGCTTTATCGGAATTGGAATGGGAATATTCGAGTTAACTTCTGCGGGAATTTCAGCAGCCATTCTATTTGCTTTTATCGCCGCACTAATCTTTAAACCGAAAGGGTAG
- a CDS encoding purine-nucleoside phosphorylase, whose product MNLEAIKKSAEYINAKLSNKPEIGLILGSGLGVLAEEIQNPVVIPYAEIPEFPVSTVEGHAGQLVIGELEGKTVIAMQGRFHFYEGYAMEKVTFPVRVMKYIGVEKLIVTNAAGGVNESFEAGDLMILTDHINNMGTNPLIGPNNNELGARFPDMSEPYCKQLRKLAKDVAAEIGLKVQEGVYVGNTGPSYETPAEVRMLRTLGGDAVGMSTVPEVIVARHCGMKVLGISCISNMAAGILDQPLTHDEVMETTEMVKANFLQFVKTIVKGM is encoded by the coding sequence ATGAATTTAGAAGCTATTAAAAAATCAGCTGAATATATTAATGCGAAATTATCTAACAAACCAGAAATCGGCCTAATCCTTGGATCTGGACTTGGTGTGTTAGCAGAAGAAATTCAAAACCCTGTCGTGATTCCATACGCAGAGATTCCTGAATTCCCTGTTTCAACTGTCGAGGGCCATGCAGGCCAACTGGTGATTGGTGAATTAGAAGGGAAAACTGTAATTGCCATGCAAGGACGCTTTCACTTCTATGAAGGCTATGCCATGGAAAAAGTGACGTTCCCAGTTCGTGTTATGAAGTATATCGGTGTAGAGAAATTAATCGTAACAAATGCTGCTGGAGGCGTGAACGAAAGCTTCGAAGCAGGAGATTTAATGATTTTAACTGATCACATCAATAACATGGGAACGAATCCGCTAATTGGACCAAATAACAATGAGCTTGGCGCACGTTTCCCTGACATGTCAGAGCCATATTGCAAACAGCTTCGTAAATTGGCTAAAGATGTAGCAGCAGAAATCGGTCTTAAAGTTCAAGAGGGTGTGTATGTAGGGAACACAGGACCTTCCTATGAAACACCAGCTGAAGTTAGAATGCTTCGTACTCTTGGTGGAGACGCAGTGGGAATGTCCACTGTACCGGAAGTTATCGTTGCCCGTCATTGCGGCATGAAAGTGCTTGGAATCTCTTGCATCTCCAACATGGCAGCGGGAATCCTTGACCAGCCATTAACACACGACGAAGTAATGGAAACAACAGAAATGGTAAAAGCAAACTTCCTTCAATTCGTAAAAACAATTGTTAAAGGTATGTAA
- a CDS encoding pyrimidine-nucleoside phosphorylase, translating to MRMVDLIQKKRDGKELTTEEIQFIVNGFTDGSIPDYQMSAFSMAIFFQGMSDQERADLTMAMVHSGDTIDLSAIEGIKVDKHSTGGVGDTTTLVLAPLVAAVGVPVAKMSGRGLGHTGGTIDKLESVPGFHVEIDNQEFIDYVNKNKVAVIGQSGNLTPADKKLYALRDVTATVNSIPLIASSIMSKKIAAGADAIVLDVKTGAGAFMKDLDEAKKLAKAMVDIGNNVGRRTMAVISDMSQPLGFAIGNALEIKEAIDTLRGEGPKDLEELCLELGSYMVLLAEKASTLEEARGMLEEVIRSGAAIETLKTFLEAQGGDASVVDNPEKLPQAKHVVELEAKEAGVVSEIVADSVGTAAMLLGAGRATKDSEIDLAVGIVLRKKIGDKVEAGESLATIHSNQEDLTKVKEALYESIKVVSGEVKVPPLVYDTISE from the coding sequence ATGAGAATGGTAGACCTTATACAAAAGAAACGTGACGGAAAAGAACTAACAACAGAAGAAATCCAATTCATCGTAAACGGATTCACAGACGGATCCATTCCTGACTATCAGATGAGCGCTTTCTCCATGGCCATCTTCTTCCAAGGAATGAGTGACCAAGAACGCGCAGACCTAACAATGGCAATGGTTCACTCTGGAGACACCATTGACCTATCTGCTATCGAAGGTATCAAAGTTGATAAACACAGTACTGGCGGAGTTGGCGACACTACAACATTAGTGTTGGCACCACTTGTAGCGGCTGTTGGAGTTCCGGTTGCTAAAATGAGTGGCCGTGGCCTTGGTCACACTGGTGGGACAATCGATAAACTTGAGTCTGTACCAGGCTTCCACGTAGAAATCGACAACCAAGAATTCATCGACTATGTAAACAAAAATAAAGTTGCCGTTATCGGCCAAAGTGGTAACCTGACTCCTGCTGACAAAAAGCTTTATGCTTTGCGTGATGTAACAGCTACTGTAAACAGCATTCCGTTGATTGCAAGCTCCATCATGAGCAAAAAGATTGCCGCTGGAGCAGACGCAATCGTATTGGATGTAAAAACTGGCGCCGGTGCATTCATGAAAGACTTGGACGAAGCGAAAAAGCTTGCAAAAGCAATGGTTGATATCGGAAACAATGTTGGCCGCAGAACAATGGCAGTCATCTCTGATATGAGCCAGCCACTTGGATTTGCAATCGGTAACGCATTAGAGATTAAAGAAGCTATCGACACTTTGCGTGGCGAAGGTCCAAAAGATTTAGAAGAGCTTTGCTTGGAGCTAGGTAGCTACATGGTTCTTTTAGCAGAAAAAGCTTCTACATTGGAAGAAGCACGCGGAATGCTGGAAGAAGTTATCCGCTCTGGCGCAGCAATCGAAACATTAAAGACATTCTTGGAAGCACAAGGTGGAGACGCTTCTGTTGTCGATAACCCTGAGAAATTACCTCAAGCTAAGCATGTGGTGGAGCTTGAAGCAAAAGAAGCTGGTGTAGTATCTGAGATTGTGGCTGATTCTGTTGGAACTGCTGCGATGTTGCTTGGTGCTGGCCGTGCAACTAAAGACTCTGAGATCGATCTTGCAGTAGGAATTGTTCTGCGCAAAAAGATTGGTGACAAAGTGGAAGCAGGCGAGTCACTTGCAACAATCCACAGTAACCAAGAAGATCTTACAAAAGTAAAAGAAGCATTATATGAGAGCATTAAAGTGGTAAGTGGCGAAGTGAAAGTTCCCCCACTTGTTTATGATACGATTTCTGAATAA